The Nitriliruptor alkaliphilus DSM 45188 genome includes a region encoding these proteins:
- a CDS encoding ATP-binding protein has translation MGLVPPDFGGRDEPLRRAKTVVDRLARGTPAPFVLYRGVRGVGKTALLAYVRQQAGRRGILTAHLEADRDDAELVGVRRGLLHEAAPLLEGVDRDLARRLAAISVSPAADPTTPAGAATLKPAPNAAAGVEALVSDVALLAGATGRSVLLTVDEVHEAEDRLLRPLLRAAHRAAQDALPLGMLLSGLPSAAEHVFREGQTYTERLERIDLGLLDRVGTAIAIRGPFQRDASAEVDDLVVDAIHDGSGGYPWFVQLWGAALWDAASSPHRIELPDARQAGVEVHDRVTAFFADRWSRVPSGRATNLVVALAEAGGDVEVGTLLETLDLTHQAISPARRDLLDLGLCWSPSRGRLAFTVPGFASWIARTRPQDG, from the coding sequence ATGGGTCTCGTGCCGCCGGACTTCGGGGGGCGCGACGAGCCGTTGCGGCGGGCCAAGACGGTCGTCGACCGGCTCGCCCGCGGGACACCGGCACCGTTCGTGCTGTACCGAGGGGTGCGGGGGGTCGGCAAGACGGCGCTGCTCGCTTACGTGCGCCAACAGGCGGGCCGCCGGGGGATCCTGACCGCCCACCTCGAGGCCGACCGGGACGACGCTGAGCTGGTCGGAGTGCGTCGTGGACTGCTGCACGAGGCCGCACCGCTGCTCGAGGGGGTGGACCGGGACCTGGCCCGCCGGCTCGCGGCCATCAGCGTCTCCCCCGCGGCGGACCCGACGACGCCCGCCGGGGCGGCGACGCTCAAGCCCGCACCGAACGCCGCGGCCGGCGTCGAGGCGCTGGTCTCGGACGTGGCGTTGCTGGCCGGGGCGACCGGACGCAGCGTGCTGCTGACCGTCGACGAGGTGCACGAGGCCGAGGACCGGCTGCTGCGGCCGCTGCTGCGTGCTGCGCACCGGGCGGCGCAGGACGCCCTGCCGCTCGGGATGCTGCTGTCGGGGCTGCCGTCGGCGGCCGAGCACGTCTTCCGCGAGGGCCAGACCTACACCGAACGGCTCGAGCGGATCGATCTCGGGCTGCTCGACCGCGTCGGGACCGCCATCGCGATCCGCGGGCCGTTCCAGCGCGACGCGTCGGCCGAGGTCGACGACCTCGTCGTGGACGCGATCCACGACGGCTCCGGCGGCTACCCGTGGTTCGTCCAGCTCTGGGGGGCGGCGCTGTGGGATGCGGCCAGCTCGCCCCACCGGATCGAGCTGCCGGACGCACGGCAGGCCGGTGTGGAGGTGCACGACCGGGTGACCGCCTTCTTCGCCGACCGCTGGTCCCGGGTCCCGTCGGGGCGGGCGACCAACCTGGTCGTCGCGTTGGCGGAGGCGGGTGGGGACGTCGAGGTGGGCACGCTGCTGGAGACCCTCGACCTGACCCACCAGGCCATCTCGCCGGCCCGGCGCGACCTGCTGGACCTGGGTTTGTGCTGGTCGCCGTCACGCGGCCGGCTGGCGTTCACGGTGCCGGGCTTCGCGAGTTGGATCGCGCGCACGCGGCCCCAGGACGGGTGA
- a CDS encoding maleylpyruvate isomerase N-terminal domain-containing protein, with product MDTATATAIVAEESARFLRALRRTDLERVVPSTPGWSAADLAWHLAEVQWFWGAVVADLLDDVEPLVEPERPTSDRELLATVARRSADLVTALERRDGSEACWSWFEGGGHVGWVARRQAHEAIIHRVDAELVAGAPVSDVAPAVAADGIDELLRDMIATPSWASFHPDGTAVRVDATDTGDSWVLGFGRFTGTSPATGERYDQDVARVLEDAEDVVVGTTISGAAWDLDRWLWGRGPADPLRLGGDASVAFRLRAIAEVE from the coding sequence ATGGACACCGCAACCGCCACCGCCATCGTCGCCGAGGAGAGCGCGCGTTTCCTCCGAGCGTTGCGGCGCACCGACCTCGAGCGGGTCGTGCCGTCCACCCCGGGCTGGAGCGCCGCCGACCTGGCGTGGCACCTCGCGGAGGTCCAGTGGTTCTGGGGCGCCGTCGTGGCCGACCTCCTCGACGACGTGGAACCGCTCGTGGAGCCCGAACGCCCCACGTCGGACCGCGAGCTGCTGGCCACGGTCGCCCGGCGCAGCGCCGACCTCGTGACGGCGCTCGAACGCCGCGACGGCAGCGAGGCGTGCTGGTCCTGGTTCGAGGGCGGTGGGCACGTCGGCTGGGTGGCGCGGCGCCAGGCCCACGAGGCCATCATCCACCGCGTCGACGCCGAGCTCGTGGCCGGCGCACCCGTCAGCGACGTCGCGCCCGCGGTCGCGGCCGACGGCATCGACGAGCTGCTGCGCGACATGATCGCCACCCCGAGCTGGGCGAGCTTCCACCCGGACGGGACCGCGGTACGGGTCGATGCCACCGACACCGGCGACAGCTGGGTCCTCGGCTTCGGACGGTTCACGGGGACCTCGCCGGCGACCGGCGAGCGCTACGACCAGGATGTCGCGCGGGTCCTGGAGGACGCCGAGGACGTCGTGGTCGGCACCACGATCAGCGGGGCCGCCTGGGACCTCGACCGGTGGCTCTGGGGCCGGGGACCCGCCGATCCGCTCCGGCTCGGTGGTGACGCGAGCGTGGCGTTCCGGCTGCGCGCGATCGCTGAGGTCGAGTAG